In Paraburkholderia caribensis, a single window of DNA contains:
- a CDS encoding EAL and HDOD domain-containing protein: MPDPFQNDEAGRPQTFAQAGEEDEAISSAQFVYVGRQPILDRDGALHAYELLFRGSAQNYAQVSDDAQATAQVVVRTIGSIGVPSVLGTHRGYVNIGRDLLFDDIVHLMEPERFVLEILETVQFDERLIARIADLRRAGFRVALDDVCELSPNLLAALPYADIVKVDFLQTDRAQLPGLAKTLAGHGKTLIAEKVETREDFALARDLGFDLFQGYFFARPQVLSTRRTRSSRTSLLRLLALLARDAGIVELEDELKRNPNVVMQLLRLVNSSAFGLGRNIASLREAIIATGTRQIARWAQLLLYAGGGDLPWRSDPLVQLAGTRARFMELAARWIRPNDEAFADAAFLTGVFSLVHVLVDSTPDATLDPLDLSPLIRDAIVERAGQMGALLSIAEAAGEAQDAAAVASAQSLEEFGALTPIVLAELNLSAAAWFGAHLGD, translated from the coding sequence ATGCCTGATCCGTTTCAAAACGACGAAGCCGGCCGGCCCCAAACGTTTGCGCAAGCAGGCGAAGAGGACGAGGCGATCTCATCGGCGCAGTTCGTCTATGTCGGGCGTCAGCCGATTCTCGACCGCGACGGCGCGCTGCACGCTTACGAACTGCTGTTTCGCGGCAGCGCGCAAAATTACGCGCAGGTCTCCGACGACGCGCAGGCCACCGCGCAGGTGGTGGTGCGCACGATCGGCAGCATCGGCGTGCCTTCCGTGCTCGGCACGCACCGCGGCTATGTGAACATCGGCCGCGATCTGCTGTTCGACGACATCGTGCATCTGATGGAGCCTGAGCGCTTCGTGCTTGAAATTCTCGAGACGGTGCAGTTCGACGAGCGGCTCATCGCGCGCATCGCCGATCTGCGCCGCGCGGGCTTTCGGGTCGCGCTCGACGACGTATGCGAACTGTCGCCGAACCTGCTCGCTGCGCTGCCGTACGCGGATATCGTCAAGGTGGATTTCCTGCAGACGGACCGCGCGCAACTGCCGGGCCTCGCGAAAACGCTTGCCGGTCACGGCAAGACGTTGATTGCGGAAAAGGTCGAGACGCGCGAAGACTTCGCGCTTGCCCGCGATCTCGGCTTCGATCTCTTCCAGGGTTATTTCTTCGCGCGGCCGCAGGTGCTGTCGACGCGCCGCACGCGCTCGTCGCGTACCTCGCTGCTGCGGCTGCTCGCGCTGCTCGCGCGTGACGCGGGCATCGTCGAACTCGAAGACGAACTCAAGCGCAATCCGAATGTCGTGATGCAACTGTTGCGGCTCGTCAATTCGAGCGCGTTCGGGCTCGGGCGCAATATCGCGTCGCTGCGCGAAGCGATCATCGCGACGGGCACGCGGCAGATCGCGCGCTGGGCGCAACTGCTGCTGTACGCGGGCGGCGGCGATCTGCCGTGGCGCTCCGATCCCCTCGTGCAACTGGCGGGGACGCGGGCGCGCTTCATGGAGCTGGCGGCGCGCTGGATTCGCCCGAACGACGAGGCGTTTGCGGACGCTGCGTTTCTGACGGGCGTGTTTTCGCTGGTGCATGTGCTGGTCGATTCGACGCCGGACGCCACACTCGATCCGCTCGATCTGTCGCCGCTGATTCGCGATGCGATCGTCGAGCGGGCGGGGCAGATGGGTGCGCTGCTGAGCATCGCGGAAGCGGCGGGCGAGGCGCAGGATGCGGCGGCCGTGGCGAGCGCCCAGTCGCTTGAGGAATTCGGCGCGCTCACGCCGATCGTGCTGGCCGAGTTGAATCTGTCGGCGGCTGCCTGGTTTGGCGCGCATCTGGGCGACTGA
- a CDS encoding peroxiredoxin, producing the protein MKLKIVPFALAAALCASMSLYALTASATLKPGDSAPDFTTQASLGGKTYTYALADALKKGPVVLYFYPAAFTKGCTIEAHEFAEAVDEYKKYGATVIGVSHDNIDTLTKFSVSECRSKFPVAADPDSKVINAYDAGLPMHASMANRVSYVIAPDGKIIYEYTSLSPDKHVENTMQALKEWAATHKQP; encoded by the coding sequence ATGAAGCTGAAGATTGTGCCGTTCGCGCTGGCGGCTGCGCTGTGCGCGAGTATGTCGCTGTATGCGTTGACGGCGTCCGCAACGCTCAAGCCGGGCGACAGCGCGCCGGACTTTACCACGCAGGCGTCGCTGGGCGGCAAGACGTACACGTATGCGCTGGCCGACGCGTTGAAGAAGGGTCCTGTGGTGCTGTACTTCTATCCGGCTGCTTTCACGAAGGGCTGCACGATCGAGGCGCACGAATTCGCGGAAGCGGTGGATGAGTACAAGAAGTACGGCGCGACTGTGATTGGTGTGTCGCACGACAACATCGACACGCTGACGAAGTTCTCGGTCAGCGAATGCCGCAGCAAATTCCCCGTTGCGGCCGATCCCGACTCGAAGGTGATCAACGCGTATGACGCGGGGCTGCCGATGCACGCGTCGATGGCGAACCGCGTGTCGTATGTGATTGCACCGGACGGCAAGATCATTTACGAGTACACGAGCCTTTCGCCCGACAAGCATGTCGAGAACACGATGCAGGCGCTCAAGGAGTGGGCTGCGACGCATAAGCAGCCCTGA
- a CDS encoding efflux RND transporter permease subunit, giving the protein MNLSRPFIQRPVATTLLAIGIALAGLFAFARLPVAPLPQVDFPTISVQASLPGASPETVATSVASPLERHLGTIADVTEMTSSSSVGSARITMQFGLNRNIDGAARDVQAAINAARADLPASLRSNPTYHKVNPADAPILILALTSKTMTAGQLYDSAATVLQQSLSQVDGVGEVDVSGSANPAVRVELEPQALFHYGIGLEDVRAALASANANSPKGSIEFGPNRVQLYTNDQAKKAAQYKDLVIAYRDGAAVHLSDVSEVVDSVEDLRNLGLMNNERSVLVILYRQPGANIIETIDRVKAMIPQLKASLPAAVEVTPTADRSTTIRASLKDTQLTLMIAVALVVMVVFLFLRNWRATLIPSVAVPISIIGTFAAMYLLDFSIDNLSLMALTIATGFVVDDAIVVLENISRHIENGMPRMKAAFVGAREVGFTVMSISISLVAVFLPILLMGGIVGRLFREFALTLSLAIGVSLIVSLTLTPMMCSRLLSEPHEKKQEGRFGRWLERGFDWMQRGYARTLGWSLLHPRLILAVLIATIGLNVYLYIIVPKGFFPQQDTGRLVGGIQADQSTSFQAMKVKFSEMMKIVQANPAVDSVVGFTGGRQTNSGFMFVSLKSKSERKVSADQVIQQLRGPLSDVAGARTFLQAVQDIRVGGRQSNAQYQFTLLSDTTADLYKWAPILTEALQKRPELTDVNSDQQQGGLEAMVTIDRATAARLNIKPAQIDNTLYDAFGQRQVSTIYNPLNQYHVVMEVAPKYWQSPDMLKQVWVSTSGGSASGSQSTNATAGTVTSSATSRASSGGTGGTTSSSAAAVASDAARNLANNSIAASGKSSASTGAAVSTSKETMIPLSAIASFGPGNTPLAVNHQSQFVASTISFNLPPGKSLSEATNIIYQTMAEIGMPATIHGSFQGTAQAFQQSMSDQPILILAALAAVYIVLGILYESYIHPLTILSTLPSAGVGALLALLLFNTEFSIIALIAVILLIGIVKKNAIMMVDFAIDASRQGLSSRDAIEQACLLRFRPIMMTTCAALLGALPLAFGRGEGAELRAPLGLAIVGGLIVSQMLTLYTTPVVYLYMDRIRVRWEGRRNRGAAASGV; this is encoded by the coding sequence ATGAACCTGTCGCGCCCCTTCATTCAACGCCCCGTCGCCACCACGCTGCTCGCCATCGGCATTGCGCTGGCGGGCCTCTTCGCGTTCGCGAGGCTGCCCGTCGCGCCGTTGCCGCAGGTCGATTTCCCGACCATCTCGGTTCAGGCGAGCCTGCCGGGCGCGAGCCCCGAGACCGTCGCGACCAGCGTGGCCAGCCCGCTCGAACGGCATCTCGGCACGATCGCCGACGTCACCGAGATGACCTCGTCGAGCTCGGTCGGCTCGGCCCGCATCACGATGCAGTTCGGCCTGAACCGCAACATCGACGGCGCCGCGCGCGACGTGCAGGCCGCCATCAACGCGGCGCGCGCCGACCTGCCCGCGAGCCTGCGCTCGAACCCGACGTATCACAAGGTCAATCCCGCCGACGCGCCGATCCTGATTCTCGCGCTCACATCGAAGACGATGACGGCGGGCCAGCTATACGATTCGGCGGCGACCGTGTTGCAGCAATCGCTGTCGCAGGTGGACGGCGTCGGCGAAGTCGACGTGAGCGGCTCGGCGAACCCGGCCGTGCGCGTCGAGCTGGAGCCGCAGGCGCTCTTTCACTACGGCATCGGTCTCGAAGACGTGCGCGCGGCGCTGGCGTCGGCGAACGCCAACAGCCCGAAGGGCTCGATCGAGTTCGGCCCGAACCGCGTGCAGCTTTACACCAACGACCAGGCGAAGAAGGCCGCGCAATACAAAGACCTCGTGATCGCGTATCGCGACGGCGCGGCCGTGCATCTGTCCGATGTCTCGGAAGTCGTCGATTCCGTCGAAGACCTGCGCAACCTCGGCCTGATGAACAACGAGCGCTCGGTCCTCGTGATTCTGTACCGGCAGCCGGGCGCGAACATCATCGAGACGATCGACCGCGTGAAGGCGATGATTCCGCAGCTGAAGGCATCGCTACCCGCCGCCGTCGAAGTCACGCCGACGGCCGACCGCTCCACGACCATCCGGGCGTCGCTGAAGGACACGCAACTCACGCTGATGATCGCCGTGGCGCTTGTCGTGATGGTCGTGTTCCTGTTCCTGCGCAACTGGCGCGCCACGTTGATTCCGAGCGTCGCGGTGCCGATCTCGATCATCGGCACGTTCGCGGCCATGTACCTGCTCGATTTTTCGATCGACAACCTGTCGCTGATGGCGCTCACCATCGCGACGGGCTTCGTCGTCGACGACGCGATCGTAGTGCTGGAGAACATTTCGCGGCACATCGAGAACGGCATGCCGCGCATGAAGGCGGCCTTCGTCGGCGCGCGCGAAGTCGGCTTCACGGTGATGTCGATCAGCATCTCGCTGGTCGCCGTGTTCCTGCCCATTCTGCTGATGGGCGGGATCGTCGGGCGGCTGTTCCGCGAGTTTGCGCTGACGCTGTCGCTGGCGATCGGCGTGTCGCTGATCGTGTCGCTGACGCTCACGCCGATGATGTGTTCGCGGCTGCTGTCCGAGCCGCACGAAAAGAAACAGGAAGGCCGTTTCGGACGCTGGCTGGAGCGCGGCTTCGACTGGATGCAGCGCGGCTATGCGCGCACGCTCGGCTGGTCGCTGCTTCATCCGCGGCTGATTCTCGCCGTGCTGATCGCGACGATCGGGCTGAACGTGTATCTGTACATCATCGTGCCGAAGGGCTTTTTCCCGCAGCAGGACACGGGGCGGCTGGTCGGCGGCATTCAGGCCGACCAGTCCACATCGTTCCAGGCGATGAAGGTGAAGTTCTCCGAGATGATGAAGATCGTCCAGGCGAACCCAGCCGTCGACAGCGTGGTCGGCTTCACGGGCGGACGGCAGACCAACTCGGGTTTCATGTTCGTGTCGCTCAAGTCGAAGAGCGAGCGCAAGGTTTCCGCCGACCAGGTGATCCAGCAGTTGCGCGGGCCGCTGTCGGACGTCGCTGGCGCGCGCACCTTCCTGCAGGCGGTGCAGGACATCCGCGTGGGCGGCCGGCAGTCGAACGCGCAATATCAGTTCACGCTGCTATCGGACACGACTGCCGATCTCTACAAATGGGCGCCCATTCTGACGGAAGCGCTGCAAAAGCGCCCTGAGCTCACCGACGTCAACTCCGACCAGCAGCAAGGCGGTCTGGAAGCGATGGTGACGATCGACCGGGCGACGGCGGCGCGCCTGAACATCAAGCCCGCGCAGATCGACAACACGCTGTATGACGCCTTCGGCCAGCGCCAGGTCTCGACCATCTACAACCCGTTGAACCAGTATCACGTCGTGATGGAAGTCGCACCGAAGTACTGGCAGAGCCCCGACATGCTCAAACAGGTGTGGGTCAGCACGTCGGGCGGCAGCGCGAGCGGTTCGCAATCGACCAATGCGACGGCGGGCACGGTGACGTCGAGTGCGACGTCGAGGGCTTCGTCAGGCGGCACGGGTGGCACGACCTCGTCGAGCGCGGCTGCCGTCGCGAGCGATGCCGCGCGCAATCTGGCGAACAACTCGATTGCGGCGAGCGGCAAGTCGAGTGCATCGACGGGCGCGGCCGTGTCGACGTCGAAGGAAACGATGATTCCGCTGTCCGCGATCGCGAGCTTCGGGCCGGGCAACACACCGCTGGCGGTGAACCACCAGAGCCAGTTCGTCGCGTCGACGATTTCGTTCAACTTGCCACCGGGCAAGTCGTTGTCGGAGGCGACGAATATCATCTATCAGACGATGGCCGAGATCGGCATGCCGGCGACGATTCACGGCAGCTTCCAGGGAACGGCGCAGGCGTTTCAGCAGTCGATGTCCGATCAGCCCATTTTGATTCTCGCGGCGCTTGCGGCGGTTTATATCGTGTTGGGGATTTTGTACGAGAGCTATATTCATCCGCTGACCATTTTGTCGACGTTGCCGTCGGCGGGGGTCGGGGCGTTGCTGGCGCTGCTGCTCTTTAATACCGAGTTCAGCATCATTGCGCTGATTGCGGTGATTCTTCTGATTGGTATTGTGAAGAAGAACGCGATCATGATGGTCGATTTTGCGATCGATGCGTCGCGGCAAGGGCTGTCTTCTCGTGATGCGATCGAGCAGGCTTGTTTGCTGCGGTTCCGTCCGATCATGATGACCACGTGCGCGGCGCTGCTCGGCGCGTTGCCGCTCGCGTTTGGACGCGGGGAAGGGGCGGAGCTGCGGGCTCCGCTTGGGCTTGCTATTGTTGGTGGGTTGATTGTGAGTCAGATGCTTACGCTCTATACCACGCCTGTGGTTTATCTTTATATGGATCGGATTCGGGTTCGGTGGGAGGGAAGGCGGAATCGTGGGGCGGCGGCTTCGGGTGTGTAA
- a CDS encoding MdtB/MuxB family multidrug efflux RND transporter permease subunit, translating into MNPSRAFILRPVGTALLMAAIMLVGLVALRFLPLSALPEVDYPTIQVQTFYPGASPDVMTSSVTAPLERQFGQMPSLNQMSSQSSAGSSIITLQFSLDLPLDVAEQEVQAAINAAGNLLPSDLPAPPIYAKVNPADAPIITLAITSKTLPLTQIQDIADTRLAQKISQVAGVGLVSLSGGQRPAVRIQANPRALASYGLNLDDLRTTISNLNVNTPKGNFDGPSRSYTINANDQLTDADAYKSAVVAYKNGRPVMLTDVATVVSGAENTKLGAWVDSTPAIILNVQRQPGANVIQVVDSIKTLLPTLQQSLPAALDVRVVTDRTTTIRASVRDVQFELMMSVVLVVLVMYLFLANIYATIIPSLSVPLSLIGTLAVMYLCGFSLDNLSLMALTIATGFVVDDAIVMIENIARYVEEGESPLEAALKGSKQIGFTIISLTVSLIAVLIPLLFMGDVVGRLFHEFAITLAVTIVISAVVSLTLVPMMCAKLLRHTPPKESHRFEARAHAAIDWVIARYAVALEWVLDRQRSTLVVAVLTLVLTGVLYVYIPKGFFPVQDTGVIQAITQASQSVSYASMAERQQQLAAEILKNPNVESLTSFIGVDGSNITLNSGRMLINLKPRDDRDATASQVIRQLQRDTSHIPGATLYMQPVQDLTIDSTVSPTQYQFMLTDPNIDEFATWVPKLMERLAQSPEIVDVATDLQNNGQSVYVEIDRASAARYGITPATVDNALYDAFGQRIISTIFTQSNQYRVILEAQPTMQHYTESLNSIYLPSSTSSGGQVPLNSIASFHERPAPLLVTHLSQFPATTVSFNLAPGASLGEAVKAIQQAEKDIGLPASFQTRFQGAALAFQASLSNELFLILAAIVTMYIVLGVLYESFVHPITILSTLPSAGVGALLALLVTGHDLDIIGIIGIVLLIGIVKKNAIMMIDFALEAEREHGKPPREAIYQACLLRFRPILMTTMAALLGALPLMLGTGAGSELRRPLGIAIAGGLIVSQLLTLFTTPVIYLGFDSIARSLRARFHREDHGDGPTRPPVTDADV; encoded by the coding sequence ATCCAGGTGCAGACCTTCTATCCGGGCGCGAGCCCCGACGTGATGACGTCGTCGGTCACGGCGCCGCTCGAGCGCCAGTTCGGTCAGATGCCGTCGCTGAACCAGATGTCGTCGCAAAGCTCGGCCGGCTCGTCGATCATCACGCTGCAGTTCAGCCTCGACCTGCCCCTCGACGTCGCCGAGCAGGAAGTCCAGGCGGCCATCAACGCGGCGGGCAACCTGCTGCCGTCCGACCTGCCCGCGCCTCCTATCTACGCGAAGGTCAACCCCGCCGACGCGCCCATCATCACGCTCGCGATCACTTCGAAGACGCTGCCGCTCACGCAGATCCAGGACATCGCCGACACACGCCTCGCGCAGAAGATCTCGCAGGTCGCGGGCGTCGGCCTCGTCAGCCTGTCGGGCGGCCAGCGCCCCGCGGTGCGCATCCAGGCCAACCCGCGCGCGCTGGCGTCGTATGGGCTGAACCTCGACGATCTGCGCACCACCATCTCGAACCTCAACGTCAACACGCCGAAGGGCAACTTCGACGGCCCGTCGCGCTCGTACACGATCAACGCGAACGACCAGTTGACGGACGCCGACGCGTACAAGAGCGCTGTCGTCGCGTACAAGAACGGCCGGCCGGTGATGCTGACGGACGTCGCGACCGTCGTGTCCGGTGCCGAGAACACGAAGCTCGGCGCATGGGTCGACAGCACGCCCGCGATCATCCTCAACGTGCAACGCCAGCCGGGCGCGAACGTGATCCAGGTGGTGGACAGCATCAAGACGCTGTTGCCCACGCTGCAGCAGTCGCTGCCCGCCGCGCTCGACGTACGGGTCGTCACCGACCGCACCACGACGATCCGCGCGTCGGTGCGCGACGTGCAGTTCGAACTGATGATGTCGGTCGTGCTCGTCGTGCTGGTCATGTATCTGTTCCTCGCGAACATCTACGCAACCATCATCCCGAGCCTGTCGGTGCCGCTCTCGCTGATCGGCACGCTCGCCGTCATGTACCTGTGCGGTTTTTCGCTGGACAACTTATCGCTGATGGCATTGACGATCGCGACGGGCTTCGTGGTCGACGACGCGATCGTGATGATCGAGAACATCGCGCGCTACGTGGAGGAAGGCGAGTCGCCGTTGGAGGCCGCGCTGAAAGGCTCGAAGCAGATCGGCTTCACGATCATTTCGCTGACGGTCTCGCTGATCGCGGTGCTGATCCCTCTGCTGTTCATGGGCGACGTGGTCGGACGGCTGTTCCATGAGTTCGCGATCACGCTCGCGGTGACCATCGTGATCTCGGCCGTCGTGTCGCTGACGCTGGTGCCGATGATGTGCGCGAAGCTCTTGCGCCACACCCCGCCGAAGGAGAGCCACCGCTTCGAAGCACGCGCGCACGCGGCCATCGACTGGGTGATCGCACGCTATGCGGTCGCGCTCGAATGGGTGCTCGACCGGCAACGCTCGACGCTCGTCGTCGCCGTGCTCACGCTCGTGCTGACGGGCGTGCTGTACGTCTACATTCCAAAGGGCTTCTTCCCGGTACAGGACACGGGCGTGATCCAGGCGATCACGCAGGCGTCGCAGTCGGTGTCGTATGCGTCGATGGCCGAGCGCCAGCAGCAGCTCGCCGCCGAAATCCTGAAGAACCCGAATGTCGAAAGCCTGACCTCGTTCATCGGTGTGGACGGCAGCAATATCACGCTGAACAGCGGCCGCATGCTGATCAATCTGAAGCCGCGCGACGACCGCGACGCGACGGCGAGCCAGGTGATCCGCCAGTTGCAGCGCGACACGTCGCACATTCCGGGCGCGACGCTCTATATGCAGCCGGTGCAGGATCTGACCATCGATTCGACCGTCAGCCCGACGCAATACCAGTTCATGCTGACCGATCCGAATATCGACGAATTCGCGACCTGGGTGCCGAAGCTGATGGAGCGGCTCGCGCAGTCGCCTGAAATCGTCGACGTCGCCACCGACCTGCAGAACAACGGCCAGTCGGTGTATGTCGAGATCGACCGCGCGTCGGCGGCCCGCTACGGCATCACGCCCGCCACCGTCGACAACGCGCTCTACGACGCATTCGGCCAGCGCATCATCTCGACGATCTTCACGCAGTCGAACCAGTACCGCGTGATTCTCGAAGCGCAGCCGACCATGCAGCACTACACGGAGTCGCTGAACTCGATCTATCTGCCGTCGTCGACGTCGTCAGGCGGACAGGTGCCGCTCAACTCCATTGCGAGCTTCCACGAACGGCCCGCGCCGCTGCTCGTCACGCACCTGAGCCAGTTCCCGGCCACCACCGTCTCGTTCAACCTGGCGCCCGGCGCATCGCTTGGCGAGGCCGTGAAGGCGATCCAGCAGGCGGAAAAGGACATCGGCCTGCCTGCTTCGTTCCAGACCCGCTTCCAGGGCGCGGCGCTCGCGTTCCAGGCGTCGCTGTCGAACGAGCTGTTCCTGATCCTCGCCGCCATCGTCACGATGTACATCGTGCTCGGCGTGCTGTACGAGAGCTTCGTGCACCCCATCACGATTCTTTCGACGCTGCCGTCGGCGGGCGTCGGCGCGCTGCTGGCGCTGCTGGTGACAGGCCACGATCTCGACATCATCGGCATCATCGGGATCGTGCTGCTGATCGGCATCGTGAAGAAGAACGCGATCATGATGATCGACTTCGCGCTCGAAGCCGAGCGCGAGCACGGCAAGCCGCCGCGCGAAGCGATTTATCAGGCGTGTCTCTTGCGCTTCCGCCCTATCCTGATGACGACCATGGCGGCGCTGCTCGGCGCGCTGCCGCTGATGCTCGGCACGGGCGCCGGTTCGGAACTGCGCCGCCCGCTCGGTATCGCGATCGCGGGCGGCCTGATCGTCAGCCAGTTGCTGACCCTCTTCACGACGCCCGTGATCTATCTCGGCTTCGATTCGATTGCGCGGAGCCTGCGCGCGCGCTTTCATCGTGAAGATCATGGCGATGGTCCGACCCGGCCGCCCGTCACCGACGCCGACGTCTGA
- a CDS encoding putative bifunctional diguanylate cyclase/phosphodiesterase — MEATRITPARRGLLRTAIERFRAARQPARTTVASGAPGAAGLPDASHGLEQAAHAVDFLAHVARNLTFLYVSEASLRFIGYHREYLQTVTLHELVAPGDVARLDAALRRANESGAVEKITLDLIKSLTYPVPVELRIARNCHDGIEGYAIAGFDVSSWRATEASLKHQLHHDNLTGLANVPALVEEMRHAQQKADATGKSAALLLLDLDDYQRVNRALGYDAGDEMLRDTARRLSNMTTQGEVIARISSDEFAILLPPAHARADTAIAAEALARRLLTAIQQPYTFNRQPVHLSASVGIALYPDTQHAGESAEPAPRDSQLLRWADHALARAKAAGGNTLAFYVPDDSPADAERLKLESDLYDGVRNGEFSLHFQPITSSQSHGVVGVEALIRWQHPVHGLVPPSMFIPLAESVGLINYLGNWVLKAACMQLIRWDIQGIRLQYVAVNVSPQQFRDPRFKESVREAIALTGIDPHRLVFEITESLLMHDPQHATALLEELTGLGIRFAVDDFGTGYSSLAYLQRFPLAKLKIDRSFVENLLTSRNDQAIVSAVVGLAQTLDLELVAEGVETEAQRELLTEMGCGHIQGWLVCKALPSEELAQRFASRALHVHGEA; from the coding sequence ATGGAAGCGACCAGGATCACCCCAGCCCGCCGGGGCTTGCTGCGCACGGCAATCGAGCGATTCCGCGCGGCCCGTCAGCCCGCGCGCACGACGGTCGCATCGGGCGCACCGGGCGCGGCTGGCTTGCCAGATGCTTCGCACGGGCTCGAACAGGCCGCGCACGCCGTCGACTTCCTCGCGCACGTGGCGCGCAATCTCACCTTTCTCTATGTTTCCGAGGCGAGCCTGCGCTTCATCGGCTATCACCGCGAATATCTGCAAACCGTCACGCTGCACGAACTCGTCGCGCCCGGCGACGTGGCCCGCCTCGACGCCGCGCTGCGACGCGCCAACGAAAGCGGCGCCGTCGAGAAAATCACGCTGGATCTGATCAAGTCGCTGACCTATCCCGTGCCCGTCGAGTTGCGCATTGCGCGCAACTGTCACGACGGCATCGAAGGATATGCGATCGCGGGCTTCGACGTGTCGAGCTGGCGCGCGACGGAAGCGAGCCTCAAGCATCAACTGCATCACGACAACCTGACGGGCCTCGCGAACGTGCCCGCGCTCGTCGAGGAAATGCGTCACGCGCAGCAGAAGGCGGACGCGACGGGCAAGTCGGCCGCCCTGCTGCTGCTCGATCTCGACGACTACCAGCGCGTGAACCGCGCGCTCGGCTACGACGCCGGCGACGAAATGCTGCGCGACACCGCGCGCCGCCTGTCCAACATGACGACGCAAGGCGAAGTGATCGCGCGCATTTCCAGCGACGAGTTCGCGATCCTGCTGCCGCCCGCGCACGCGCGCGCCGACACCGCGATCGCCGCCGAAGCACTCGCGCGGCGTCTGTTGACGGCGATCCAGCAACCGTACACGTTCAACCGCCAGCCGGTGCACCTGTCGGCGAGCGTCGGCATCGCGCTGTATCCCGACACGCAGCACGCGGGCGAATCGGCCGAACCCGCACCGCGCGACAGCCAGCTATTGCGCTGGGCCGATCATGCGCTGGCGCGCGCGAAAGCCGCGGGCGGCAACACGCTCGCGTTCTACGTGCCCGACGACAGCCCCGCCGACGCCGAGCGCCTGAAGCTCGAATCGGACCTGTACGACGGCGTGCGCAACGGCGAGTTCTCGCTGCACTTCCAGCCCATCACGAGCAGTCAGTCGCACGGCGTGGTCGGCGTCGAGGCGTTGATTCGCTGGCAGCATCCCGTCCACGGGCTCGTGCCGCCGTCGATGTTCATCCCGCTCGCCGAATCCGTCGGCCTCATCAACTACCTGGGCAACTGGGTGCTGAAGGCCGCGTGCATGCAGTTGATCCGCTGGGACATACAGGGCATCCGGCTGCAATACGTCGCGGTCAACGTCTCGCCGCAGCAGTTCCGCGATCCGCGCTTCAAGGAAAGCGTGCGCGAAGCGATCGCGCTCACGGGCATCGATCCGCACCGGCTCGTGTTCGAGATCACGGAAAGCCTGCTGATGCACGACCCGCAGCACGCAACCGCGTTGCTCGAAGAACTCACGGGCCTCGGCATCCGCTTCGCGGTCGACGACTTCGGCACGGGCTATTCGAGCCTCGCCTATCTGCAACGCTTCCCGCTCGCGAAACTGAAAATCGACCGGAGTTTCGTGGAGAATCTGTTAACCTCGCGCAACGATCAGGCGATCGTCAGCGCCGTCGTGGGCCTCGCGCAAACGCTCGATCTCGAACTCGTCGCCGAAGGCGTCGAAACGGAAGCGCAGCGTGAACTGCTCACCGAGATGGGCTGCGGTCACATTCAGGGCTGGCTCGTCTGCAAGGCGCTCCCATCGGAAGAACTCGCACAGCGCTTCGCATCGCGCGCGCTTCACGTGCATGGTGAAGCGTGA